In Nyctibius grandis isolate bNycGra1 chromosome 13, bNycGra1.pri, whole genome shotgun sequence, the sequence ATGAGGTAGGTATACATCCCACCcatttcacaggaaaagaagaggCACCATAGTTCAGCAATTTGTTAAGAGTCATATCACAAATAGGACAGGTTCCAATTTCCCCCTTAATTCACtaaccctccctccccagaaCAGAGTTGCATAGATTAAAGACCCTTTGTCAACAGGGTAGAGCCACGAGTTACAAAATTCAGGAGGAATTCCCAACACCTCTTCCCTTGGTTTCCCACATAAAAAGAACACCTTAAGGGAAGTGACATGgaaacaaaaacatgtttttaattctaaGAAATTTGTCTGGAAGCTCTTTAAAACGAGATTTGGGTCCAAGATGGGTCAAGACTGCTGAAGTGAAAGCTGAGGTAACTGTGGCACAGGCCGTTTTGTACCTTCACTCCACAATGCCGAGTTCACAATGAAGTCAGAGTGTTCTGACATCTCTACCATGTTGTCACGGGCCATGCATGTTCATCTGAGCACACAGATCCTGAAGACTCCTCTTTAGGAATGGAATCAAACTGAAGCCTGGGGCTGCTCCATCTGTCTATAGCACTCCCTGTGGTGTAGCAGCTGGTAGGTGTCCTCTAGACAAGAACAGCATTGGGGGGGACCCAAACCTTTTCAAAGCAACCATGCAACTGCGTGCAAGGAACACCTTTCTTGAACACAAGTTTGTAAGAGGTATAGCCACACCTCTGCACATCTACTAAAATCCAGAataaaaagcacaacaaaacaaGCTCATGAAAGTTTACagaacttaaatatttatttttaagccatttaaaaccccccaaaacattGAAATAAGCTTCATCTATAAACAGATTTACAAGACTAACAACTACAGAAGCTAAAGGAGCACTACAATTTGTTTCTGTGATGCAGTTATTTTGTAAAGCTTCAGATCAACTGTATTTACAACTTTTGCCGcttttacatttataaaaatatttatttaatccATAACATTATTGTTTTCAAAAACTATTTCCAGACTTTTTTCTCAGATATAAATTCTAATCGAATTTCAGTTATATAGCAGATGaaagttttaaacagaaacatttttttaaaattaaaacaaggagttaaaagtaattttttttttacagtgtagGCACCATTGAAAATAATTGTCCTTGGCATATCTAACCACCACCTCTCACAAGTGTCCTTTATATAAAAACGATGTAATGGCAACATTTGactaaaaatgcagtatttactTGCACACCATTACGTTTTCAGTATTTGGCAGATATATTTCAGATTCTTTAAAATGACTTTTGTGCAAAAACAAAATGTGCAGGTCTGAACCATAAAATAAACACACCCAGCCtttatcaaaaataaatttacaccAACAGTTCCACAGCTAAGTACtgaaaaacaatcccagttcAAAACTTCAGCATAATATACATACTGGgttgaaaaagggaaaaaaaaaaaaaaccagaagataTTACCCATCTAGCAGTACCATAAATATATAACTGAAAGCAACTTTTATAGTCTTACCtactttttatgaaaaaaaaataagaaaaaaatcactccaAACTGCACAGTACTACTTTTTTGTGAAAGAATATCTATAACTCAGTTATTTGCATATTAACTGGTAAATACATACTTAAAATACACTTTCAGAAAATTATAAACAAATTATGTTGATGTActgtatttaatgtatttaagaacaaaaatgtgtataaatatgttACAGGAGAAACAACACCACCACACAGAACGCTGGTGTTACACTTATACCTGCTTGTGAGGTATGTATCATGCGACGCTCGGCTTCTCTGGCTCCCTTCCACCCAGGCATATAtactcagaggaaaaaaattaaattaagttaAACTGGACTTCAGGTTTTGTCCATTATTGCCAAAAGCCCCACCCCCTCAACTGTATTGCTTTAGATTTTCCTACCATGATGATATAAGTTTGAATTACTACTTCAAAACCTGTTCTAAAAGGTAATACATATACTGTACATCAGGATATTCCTGTTGCTACATATCACCTGCAAACTATTGACATATTGCTCTCAAATACATTTAATCATAGAGCTGCCTAAAATACTGTACCAATTTAGAATTATAATAGATACTGTTGCAGGTTTACTTTTCAGGGCATGATAACTATATGCTGGTTGAAGCAGGTGCTACAGCGATACCCTTGCCACTACATTACATGTTTTGAATACGCTTgtgaaaaagctattttctctGAAGCTTGTTAGTGATTTACAAAAGTTTAACTCATGAATACAAAAGGCCTGTACACCCCCATGTACAGGAACAAAACAGCATCAAAACATACTGTACTTGCACTTTCTATTAACTAAAGTAATGGttatttctaaaagcaaaactgCACCTCAACATTTATCAGATTAAACAGGTGAAACTACAATAttaaaagttgttctttacaaaataatttcctgaaaatataaaaccatGTGCACTGCCACAAAATAGTTGAGTAGGTTCTTTCAAATCCTCAGTCGCCATCAATATGTTGCAAAGATCCAAAAGGCACAAGGAGCTCATGAGCTAAGCACTGCCAAGCTTGAAGTAGTTTTGGTGGGTTTCACTGGGTCCATATGAAACATCAGTCAATTATGTGAAGTTTCTTAGGCTGAGTCATTAACAGAAAatctacagacaaaaaaaaaaaggcaatcaaGAATTTTGTTAATTATATAGTTTCAGCTTGGCAAACAGCACATAACTATTTTTGCATCACTGAACTAGTACATGCCTTCAACTCAACAGATCATACGAAAAAACACCAGAAGTGACATTCTCAAGAAAATACTCACTGAAAAGGTAAGTTAAAGGATCCCCTGCTCTCTTACTTGCTATAAACATGCTTATGACAAAAATGCAGGCTACATTAAAGGAAGCAAGGTATAACAACTACAGTAGTGTTTGAGACTACCGAAGCTAAAAGTTTAAATCCCTGGAAATAGCAGATCTTTCACCCATCATAAAACTACTCAAATTTCCCCAACATATGAAGTTCAGTGTCAACTAATCTTTCCTGTGCATAAatacttaatttaatttttttcttttaaaataaagcttcacTCCGCACTGCATACAAGAAATTCCTTAACTTACTTCTGAAATTTCTCCATAAGTTTCTTCACCATCTTATCTGTGATCCCTGGACATGTGGCTTCTGCCATATTGATGCTTTTCTCAAGTTCCTCAATTGCTTTCTTTCTGCTAGCATTATTTGTATCCTGCTGTTTGAGCTGAGTAGCAAACCAAAACAGATACAACTTATAAAACTTATCAGACACTTGGGTAATACTTTGAAAGAAGTTTTTTAAGTCAAGACTTACCTCAGCAAACACAGGGGTGATTATCATAgttaaacaactcagagtttTAACAAGATCCTGATCCTAAAAGTCAACAAACAAGGATTACATTAGCAAATTCCTATACAACATAAAAGTTGCATTTAACACAGCACATGTGATTTTGGAAGTTCAGTTAAATTCAACAAAGCGCTTGAAATACACTACAGAAACAACAAAGGCACAGTACCTCAACAAACGTTACATGATGTGGAAACAGATGCCTGATGACATCTGAAACATTGTCACataacatcagaaaaacagttcagtttttcctctctagTATTATATAAGCCTTTAAATTCCCATCTCTATGAACAGATAGTAATCTGTTGGTATGTGGTATCTTTTGCATTTAAGGCTGACATGGGCATAGGAAATAACACTAACAATCATCACCTCTTGAACTACAAAAAGGTAGCTCTTATTAGAAGTGAATAATTACTAAGTTTTATCACTATCTTCCTTAAATTGGCTTCAAAAGCAGCCCTTTGGCACTTAGAAAGAACTATTCAGACTGTACATACCGTTCCATTCTGCAGCTTCTTTGCATCTGGCTTCTTTCGAACTGTAGTAAAGCTCCACTCAGGATGagagttattttctttgttactgGACTCCCTGAAGAAAAAGGATATGATGTACACAGTACTAGCCACAACATAACGCTAAGCAAGCGTAGGTAATGCAAATACATAATAAATCTATATGGATTAGTTCCAtattccttaaaagaaaaaaaaagtgtattgaAACATTAACTGAACTTTAAATAAACAACTTCAGAGGctgaataaactgaaatacgatcaaagcaaacagaagatgTTATCTACCCATAAAGCTTACCTCCTCCCATGGCATCCCATTTAAAACAGTTACCTGACACCCAGAAAAGCAAGAGACTTACAGATTGTATGTTGTTCCACAGGCATTGTGCAAACTTCTTCATACACCTCAACCTTGCTCTGCCCTTCTAACTGTGACTCATTGTTTTTTGTACAACCACTAGCCCTGACTAGGAAATGCACAGCACTTAAACAGAACTGAAACTGAGTTCAGGGAGAGAAAGTTTAAAGAGAGAATGAGCGCATAGCTTGACCTATGCATTAGTCTTCAGGTTCATACAAGGGGTTTTCTTGAAAGAAGCCCATGAAATACATATGGAACAAAGACAGATATACAGAAGAGGAGTTATTTACAGAGAAACTGCAACAAACCTAACTAACATTTTTtactaacattaaaaaaaaagcccaaaagagactaaactgaaaataaacttaCGAATCGGAACCATCAGAATCACTTTCATCACTACTATGTCCTTCTGCTTTCCATCTCTTAAACCTATCAATCAGTTCTGTCAGATATGACGTCTTCTTGGCATTTTTCATAATGAATTTGTGCTTCAGAAGTTCTTTTGCAGTAGGGCGCTGTAAGAAACACTTATTTAATGTTATGCTAACATTTCatgattttaaatgttaatagGGGAGATTTAGTAAGACAAATGACTTCTAGAGCTAACTCATGTAGTATCAGGAAATTAGTGAAACAGGAAGTCAAGAAAAGGCAGTAATCCACATTTATAAGCACTCTAAAAATATGATCAAGTTGCACACAAACTATACTGCTTATCCTTCTCTGCTAGAAGGTACACACCCAGGAAAATGACTAATCAAAATTCTCCAATGCACCATTTCCTTGTAAGCAGAATTCAGACAGCAAAAGTTCTGCTGGAGGAAAAGATTTAAGTTCTCTCCTCTGTTAAAGCTTCTCTTCTGACATTATTGTAGGTTTGAGTGCATTTTAGGAAGCTGCCTCTGTCACCATCATTTCTTTCAGcattcccctctccccctttcagtattttaaacaaCGGAGACTAGGATGGAGACATAGCTATTAAAAAACACTACTACTATTAGCAGTGGAAAGTATAGTGTCTAAAATTATTCCAATCAATTATGATGCACTACACCAGCAAAATGCTTTGCAAGCAtgagagagtaaaaaaaaaaacccaaccccaaaccatctatatatacatacacacacatctaCTCACAAATGTTGGGTCCTTATTCAGACATGCATCAATGAATTCTTTAAAAGGTTTACTGAATTCTCCTAATAAAGTCGGAGGATTGTTTTTCGGAATGAGGAACAGAACTCTCATCGGATGCATATCAGAGTTGGGAGGCTCCCCTTTGGCTAGTTCAATAGCAGTGATTCCCAATGACCAGATGTCAGcctgaaaaagggaaaagttaCTTTTAGTATAAAATTAAGGGCTACCATGACTAAGTATTTAATGACTGAAATCTTCACATATACTGCATCTACATAATAGAATTAATTTTGGTCTAAGTAGATAATGCACAAAGATTCCTTTCTAATACTTGAAGGCTATAATTCCCAAAGACCTGGCTGACTTAATCAGTCTTTAATAACTTTGACAAACATCTACAACATCACTTTTGGTGCACTCTTTGTCACAGTTGTAACACTGTCAGCAAGTTAAACATACACCTAAATACACATGCTTTTggaaaaagcttcagaaaagtcagtcttccttcttttttttttttctatataatgAACTACAACTGCCACAAATTTCCTATGTCTACCTCAGTTTTGTTTACATAGCAAAACTGCATGCTGATACTTCTTAAACTGTAGATGCACTGAGGTATCCAGCCTTGTTTGACACCTCACTCTAAAGGAACAAGGCAGAGTTGAATCAAATCCAGCAGGTGATCacttaatttctttcctaaCAGACTGCTTGATGAATTTAGCTAGAAAATTAACAACCAGTTAGACCTGAAACACCAAGTTCATGGTGCAAGTTTCTGAAGGATAATGAAGTGATATTTATTTTAGCTAAAGGAAGCATTATAAACAAATTCTGTCTTTGCATCAAAATATCTTATGAACTATAaaattcttttctgattttagaGATTTTTCCCAAATGAAACACACATTACTTGCATCTTTTTCGATGACTTACAATAGCTATTAACATCGCTAAAGGTGTTTCTCATTAAGGAGTGCCTGGCAATGGTTAACTACACTTGGCACAGAAGTCATAAACCAAAGTTGCCCATAGAGTAAACACAGGTTACAATTTGCATCTCTCCAATAGTCCTTTCCTATTGACaagaattaaaatatctgtatttaatactgaagaATTAAGCTAGCTCATTGTTTATTACTGAAATACCATAACCAACAATTGTATATTGGagctaaatattttgaaagagatgGAAATCTCTGCCATGACCAAAATGTacaaatttctattttattttctgtcgTTTTGAAgtagggagagaaggagaaaggttAAAATTCAGTCCAGATGCCAAAATATTCATCAGTATTGGCCTAGAAATTGAAGTGCATTCTGTCCAAACCCCTTCATCTGTCCTACCAAAGGCTTCCATCTTCTGTGCTTTCCCACCAGATTTTGGCatagaaagaaaagggggagggTATTGCTCTTGCAACATACTTAGAAGATACAGAAGGCAAAAGATTAGGTTGCTGGAAGAATGTAAATGAAAGGGTGGTACAGCTGATTTATACACAGGGCAAGCAGAAGAGGAATTATTGACTGGACAACACGCGTTTTTAAAGCAGGGTTGAGTGCTTTTCCAAAATGCCCTAGGGAGCACATTACAGTTGCGCCACTGAAACCCTAAACATGAAAATACAACTGTATCCACACGCTCCTTATCAGCAAGAAGCCTTGTGGTCTGTACACAAATGCCTTCAAGTCTGAATGATCCTGGGAAAGCCTCCTGGAGTCTGAATATCTTCAGGACATCTCAGATATTCAACAGTCTTTTCTTTATGTGCACATCACAAGTACAGTTACATGTTTACTATTTGAGAAAAAACAATATGAAAGTATGACTTTGCATATACCAAGATTTTTAGATTTCTTGCTCCTATTTAAGGTTGCATCTACGGAGTGTAGAAAGTCCACTGCCAGAACCAAAGTACACTGCCATTTCACTAACCACACGCTCTAGGTCATCTTGTGTGTATACACATGGAGGAAGAGGGAACTGTTCCCTCCTTATCATTTCCAGCAGCAGTTCCCAACCCTCAGAAAAACACGGAGGAGTCCTGCTTTTCTACTGTTAGCTCACATAAGAAAACTCTCCTTTGCAATTAGTCATCCGTTAACAGCTCCCATGAGAAAGAAATGTACAAGGCACCATAATGCTATCACAGCTATCCATCCTAGATTCAAGttagttttttccttctcaagaTTAGTCACCTGTGCTAAAATCTTCAGCATTAGACAGGTCCTCAGAAAcacaattaaagaaattatatcCAGAGCTGTTTATAAAAATCTGAGAAGAGAGTAAAATTTCAGCCATCATCTTGGCTTTAAATAAGCTGATAGGTTCCACTGGCATTCTAATTTGTGAGAGCTTTATTACTGATTGAATTAAATGTGAAACTTTTAATTGAAATTGAAagcaaaccaaccaaccaacccaccCACAACTCTGAAAGCATCCAGGGAGTTTCTCTTAAAGAATCTTAACATGAAAGCATCAATTTACTTGGCAAGTTTACATGGGTCTTGCATGTGAGTACAGTGACATGCAACTAGtgtataaaaacaatttaatcatactttttattttattgttatttgaaACCCTGTCATTTGAAAtctacttttttcctccataccGACAGAgctaaaaacacaaaaccaaaagtcATTTCTGTTGGATCTGCAGATACAAAGAAAAGGTATTCTAGTCTCATACTTACTTTTGAATCATACGCTGACTGCTGAATAACTTCAGGGGCCATCCAAAACGGAGTTCCAACAAAGGTATTCCTCTTAATTTGCGTGTCTGTCAGCTGCCCAGCAACTCCAAAGTCAGCAAGCTTAACATCGCCTTGTTCTGATAACAAGACATTGGCAGCTGCCAAGGAGAAATAACATAACATCTAAATTAGATTACTGCTCTTATGATTCTTAAAGGCTTTAacaaagtaacatttaaaatgttatgcaCCTTTTATATCCCTgtgaattttcttctctgagtGTAGGTAGTCAAGACCTTTCAAGATTTCCTTTAGCATGGTAGCAATCTGGAACTCATCAAATGGGCCAGCACGCAGCTTTAGCAAAAAGACACATTAAAATCATTTTAGTCTTGTAAGTTTTGCCTTGTTATTGATTTAATTAAATCTTGaacttgaaagattttttaaagtaatgaaCTAACAGAATTCATAAAATATTCAATGAAGTACATCAACATTCTGTCAGAAATAGGTACCATTGGAATGATCATCTTCACAGATAATACACTGAAAATGCTGTTACTTTTCTAACGCATACAGTATGCACTCCCCTCAGCATGCGATGCACATGAAAAGCTAAAGCTTTCCACAAAGTTATAGTTTCCTATAGACAATAAACACAGCAGACTGAACTTTGCATTTTAGATTAAGTGAATTAAGAAACtcactttatttcaaaatagtcTATTGGTCTATATTCCAGCATTTTTGATTCCTTGCTTGCTTGTGCATCAAGAATATAACGCACTACTATAAAGCTGGTAGTATGGAGTAAGTGTAAACTTTGCACATTAGAAAGCtatgtaaataaaacagaagcaacTAAGGTGGTTGattctgctattaaaaaaataccagcaaCACAGCACTGAAACAGAGAACACCATGAAATTACTGTATGGCAAAGTGAGGCAAATGAGGCAAAACTTAAAAGTTTATTCTTCTAAAGGTTCAGTGGTTTCCACTGTCACTAATAAAAGCTATTTGACTATTTCTGACACTCCACAGAAGATGATCAATTACTTGAAAGTGTTAAAGAATAAGTATCTCGCAGCCCCTTTCTCCAAAATACTAAGTTCCAGAGCTACATGCTACACAGAATTACTATGCTTTTGCATTCCCATAGCTAAGTTGATGTGATGTAATTTCATAAAGAAGTTTAAATAGATTTATGAAGTTAAGCACCTACTTCCACCCTTGCAGACAGCACCCACTGTTAGCAAATATATAATTAACACCATTCTGTAACACTGAAGACAtggtatttttccttcagaatcGCACAAAGACTGATATACATTATCTTACAGGAAAGGGTGGGTCTCTAAGCTTTACAGCTGAGGCAGAGCTGTACTGAAAGCACGGGGAAACCACATCCACATACAGTGGACTGTGCTCTTGTACTCTCTAAGCTACACCCTTCATGAATGCTACACTATCTTAAGTAAAAGGCACTTTCATGCTTAACTGAAAGtacctgaaaatggaaaaccCCAACACCTTTTAACCAGTTAAAATTAACTGTACTCTGTGGGCACACACTTCATTCATTTCTGAGACCCAATCccaaagaagcatttttttattcaagTATAATGAATATTCTTCTGGGCAGAAGGGACAGGGAATGGACAGATGACTCAAAACCCCAGAACCCACCACATATGTCAAGAACAGTACTACTtctcatactgaaaaaaaattgccttatATTTGACTGAGAACAAATGGATGCTTCCTAATGCTTAGGGacaaacagtaaaaacaaaaaaatcaacaccaATTCAATATAACAGAACTACCATTCAAATTCACACTTTTTAGAGCATTACAATGTAGCAGAGATGTAGTATCACCCACCTCCAGAAACTAGATTTTATAAAGAGATATGAAGGCACAAGGAAATAAGGTTCACTAGTACTTATTATGCAAAAAAATCATATACTTACAAGATCCAAAGCTGACCCTCCACCCAAATATTCCATTATTATCCATAGTTTTGTGCCCTGTAAAGGAATGCATGAGTTGTTAGAAGCCCAAGtctgccataaaaaaaaatgtatttcaatagAGTACCAGCATACTGTTAAGAGAATGCAAATGCAGAGTCCCATTAATCACCAAGTTACATGTAATTACTTCTTGTAGAATGATCACACACCTCCTGTGCAAGATGTCTAAATATCAATTAAAGTTTGACTTCTGCATTTaagaaagcaacaacaaaaaaaatcccaccaccaTTCCCCCCCCGCCATTTTCCATTAACTGGTATCTAAAATGATTCCACCTAATGGAATTGaacttgggagaaaaaaagtgatttggTGGTGGTTTAAGTTTGAACTAAGTGTTTTAATGTAAGACTGCAGTTCTTACAAAAGACTTTGTATTACAATTATTGATCCCAGCCATTTGTGATATAAAAGCATTacaattttaatagaaaactttCTTGTAACATCACCACACCTCTCATCTGAGGAAAATACTCagaacttaaaattatttttgagggAGAGAGTGAGCATGAACACGCTTCAAAGACAACAGAAATTTAAAGCCTAATGGAGGCAGCTGCTAGGTGCCTCTTCACCTATGTAATAACTGTGCAAGCGTGTATCTAACATGTCCACAAGCTCCAACTTAAATTGTCAGATCCAGCAAGAAGTGAGAACTGACAGCCCTTGAATATGCTTGTACCTAAGGACTTACCTTACATCCTACCACAAAACATGCCTGCTACCATAGGGGCAGCTCCGATTTTGAGATACAAAGAAGCACTACAACCACCAGCCAGGAGAAATTGCACTGCCAGACCTGGAACCCTACAAAGATGTTCAGGTTTCCAAAGTTTCCAGATCAGAGGTTCGAAATTGGCCATTAAAAGGACAAAGATAAGAGCAACATAATTCAACAAAAAGTATTACTTAAGGAACCTATcttaggaattattttttaaaaattgtttctagTAATATTGCAAAGTGCACGTACTCCTTCACTTTATGCTATTTGAATCTCAACCCCTGTgagtttc encodes:
- the STK26 gene encoding serine/threonine-protein kinase 26 isoform X3, whose amino-acid sequence is MEDPENHRADPEELFTKLERIGKGSFGEVFKGIDNRTQQVVAIKIIDLEEAEDEIEDIQQEITVLSQCDSPYVTKYYGSYLKGTKLWIIMEYLGGGSALDLLRAGPFDEFQIATMLKEILKGLDYLHSEKKIHRDIKAANVLLSEQGDVKLADFGVAGQLTDTQIKRNTFVGTPFWMAPEVIQQSAYDSKADIWSLGITAIELAKGEPPNSDMHPMRVLFLIPKNNPPTLLGEFSKPFKEFIDACLNKDPTFRPTAKELLKHKFIMKNAKKTSYLTELIDRFKRWKAEGHSSDESDSDGSDSESSNKENNSHPEWSFTTVRKKPDAKKLQNGTDQDLVKTLSCLTMIITPVFAELKQQDTNNASRKKAIEELEKSINMAEATCPGITDKMVKKLMEKFQKFSVNDSA
- the STK26 gene encoding serine/threonine-protein kinase 26 isoform X1 — protein: MAHSPVAVQVPGMQNHRADPEELFTKLERIGKGSFGEVFKGIDNRTQQVVAIKIIDLEEAEDEIEDIQQEITVLSQCDSPYVTKYYGSYLKGTKLWIIMEYLGGGSALDLLRAGPFDEFQIATMLKEILKGLDYLHSEKKIHRDIKAANVLLSEQGDVKLADFGVAGQLTDTQIKRNTFVGTPFWMAPEVIQQSAYDSKADIWSLGITAIELAKGEPPNSDMHPMRVLFLIPKNNPPTLLGEFSKPFKEFIDACLNKDPTFRPTAKELLKHKFIMKNAKKTSYLTELIDRFKRWKAEGHSSDESDSDGSDSESSNKENNSHPEWSFTTVRKKPDAKKLQNGTDQDLVKTLSCLTMIITPVFAELKQQDTNNASRKKAIEELEKSINMAEATCPGITDKMVKKLMEKFQKFSVNDSA
- the STK26 gene encoding serine/threonine-protein kinase 26 isoform X2, which produces MAHSPVAVQVPGMQNHRADPEELFTKLERIGKGSFGEVFKGIDNRTQQVVAIKIIDLEEAEDEIEDIQQEITVLSQCDSPYVTKYYGSYLKGTKLWIIMEYLGGGSALDLLRAGPFDEFQIATMLKEILKGLDYLHSEKKIHRDIKAANVLLSEQGDVKLADFGVAGQLTDTQIKRNTFVGTPFWMAPEVIQQSAYDSKADIWSLGITAIELAKGEPPNSDMHPMRVLFLIPKNNPPTLLGEFSKPFKEFIDACLNKDPTFRPTAKELLKHKFIMKNAKKTSYLTELIDRFKRWKAEGHSSDESDSDGSDSESSNKENNSHPEWSFTTVRKKPDAKKLQNGTDQDLVKTLSCLTMIITPVFAELKQQDTNNASRKKAIEELEKSINMAEATCPGITDKMVKKLMEKFQK